Proteins encoded by one window of Bradyrhizobium sp. B097:
- a CDS encoding amidohydrolase/deacetylase family metallohydrolase, with product MPFDLILRGGRVIDPSQKLDAVTDVAFAGGKVAAVGRELKADPATEVRDVSGLIVSPGIIDLHTHVYWGGTSLGIDAEEFCRSSGVTTSVDTGSAGPGNFAGFRKHVIEPSQVRILAYLHVSHAGIFGFSDRVMVGESEELRLMNPVEAARVADENRDLIVGIKVRVGLHASGTSGLVPLEIALEVAEQVGMPLMAHIDHPPPSYEEVLARLRPGDVLTHAFRPFPNTPATAQGTVKKVVLEARERGVLFDIGHGKGSFAFKTARAMLANGFYPDTISSDIHQLCIDGPAFDQVTTMSKFLCMGMSLPDVIAASTVNAAMALRRPELGSLKPGSVGDATLVSIREGQFDYVDVVGEHLTGDRKIASEGVVIGGRWWHPR from the coding sequence ATGCCTTTCGATTTGATTCTGCGCGGCGGACGGGTGATCGACCCGTCGCAAAAGCTCGATGCGGTGACGGATGTCGCCTTTGCCGGCGGCAAGGTCGCGGCGGTCGGCCGGGAGCTGAAGGCCGATCCCGCAACCGAGGTCCGCGATGTCTCCGGGCTGATCGTCTCGCCGGGGATCATCGACCTGCACACCCATGTCTATTGGGGCGGCACCTCGCTCGGCATCGACGCGGAGGAGTTTTGCCGCAGCTCCGGCGTCACCACCTCGGTCGATACCGGCAGCGCCGGCCCCGGTAATTTCGCGGGCTTCCGCAAGCATGTGATCGAGCCGAGCCAGGTCCGCATCCTCGCCTATCTGCATGTCTCGCATGCCGGCATCTTCGGCTTCTCCGATCGCGTGATGGTCGGCGAGAGCGAGGAGTTGCGGCTGATGAATCCGGTCGAGGCGGCGCGCGTGGCGGACGAGAACCGCGACCTCATCGTCGGCATCAAGGTGCGGGTCGGCCTGCACGCCTCGGGCACTTCGGGGCTGGTGCCGCTCGAGATCGCGCTCGAGGTTGCGGAGCAGGTCGGCATGCCCTTGATGGCGCATATCGATCACCCGCCGCCGAGCTATGAGGAGGTGCTCGCGCGCCTGCGACCGGGCGATGTGCTGACCCATGCGTTCCGTCCGTTCCCCAACACGCCCGCGACCGCGCAGGGCACGGTGAAGAAGGTGGTGCTGGAGGCGCGCGAGCGCGGCGTGCTGTTCGACATCGGCCACGGCAAGGGCTCATTCGCCTTCAAGACCGCGCGCGCGATGCTCGCCAACGGCTTCTATCCCGACACCATCTCCTCCGACATCCATCAGCTCTGCATCGACGGTCCGGCCTTCGACCAGGTGACGACGATGTCGAAATTCCTCTGCATGGGGATGTCGCTGCCGGACGTGATCGCCGCGTCCACCGTCAACGCCGCGATGGCGCTGAGGCGGCCGGAGCTTGGCAGCCTCAAGCCGGGCAGTGTCGGCGACGCCACGCTGGTCTCGATCAGGGAAGGGCAGTTCGATTATGTCGACGTGGTCGGCGAACATCTGACGGGCGATCGCAAGATCGCATCCGAAGGCGTCGTGATCGGCGGACGCTGGTGGCATCCGAGGTAG
- a CDS encoding SDR family NAD(P)-dependent oxidoreductase, giving the protein MKDLAGKTAFVTGAASGIGLGIATAFAQAGAKVMLCDIDEAALSAALKQLRLTNVDVDGVKADVSLKAELAAAAEATTARYGKVHILVNNAGVGGGGPYGAWTDAAWDWTMGVNLMATIWGIEIFGPLIEQHREGGHIVSTASIAGLISGESNAYNVSKYGVVALSEGLRGELAPRGIGVSVLCPGFIRTQIVDSRRNLPKRFEGAVRTLPTSGPRALQINMVRARISQGIEPNYVGELVREGIENDWPYIFTDLEFEPMIEARFAAIKQGFDHIRGRTPKR; this is encoded by the coding sequence GTGAAGGATCTCGCTGGAAAGACCGCGTTCGTGACCGGTGCAGCGTCAGGCATTGGACTGGGGATCGCGACCGCCTTCGCCCAAGCGGGGGCGAAAGTCATGCTTTGCGACATTGATGAAGCGGCTCTGTCCGCAGCGCTCAAGCAACTGAGGCTCACCAACGTCGATGTCGACGGCGTGAAAGCGGACGTTTCACTCAAAGCCGAACTCGCCGCCGCCGCCGAAGCCACGACTGCCCGCTACGGCAAGGTGCATATCCTCGTCAACAACGCGGGCGTCGGCGGCGGTGGGCCCTATGGCGCCTGGACCGACGCGGCATGGGATTGGACCATGGGCGTCAACCTGATGGCGACCATTTGGGGGATCGAGATTTTCGGCCCGTTGATCGAGCAGCATCGCGAGGGCGGACACATCGTCTCCACAGCCTCGATCGCTGGCCTTATTTCAGGGGAGAGCAATGCATACAACGTCTCGAAATATGGCGTTGTCGCGCTGTCCGAGGGCCTGCGGGGTGAACTCGCGCCCCGCGGGATTGGCGTATCGGTGCTGTGTCCAGGGTTCATTCGCACTCAAATCGTGGACTCAAGACGCAATCTCCCCAAGCGCTTCGAGGGGGCGGTCCGTACCTTGCCGACTTCGGGCCCACGTGCCCTGCAGATCAATATGGTCCGGGCACGCATCTCTCAGGGCATAGAACCCAACTATGTCGGTGAACTCGTCCGCGAGGGCATCGAAAACGACTGGCCATATATCTTCACCGACCTCGAATTTGAGCCGATGATCGAAGCGCGCTTTGCTGCAATCAAGCAAGGCTTTGACCACATCCGCGGGCGCACCCCGAAACGTTGA